The following nucleotide sequence is from Methanomassiliicoccales archaeon.
GGCGGGTCGATGCCTAATCGGTCGAACAGCTCCGGATGCTTGAGAGGCAGCTCGATCATCTCCCGCACCCGCTGTAACTGCTCTTCCAGACCGCCGACGTCGTCGTATGTGACCGAGGGCGAGACGGCCTCCTTGGCCTCCATGGCCTCGGTCTTGACGTTGAGCTCTGTCTGCTCTCCGACCAGCACCACGCCGTTCGGCTGGGTGCTGATGACCACGAAGGGCAGGAAGCCGCCCATGAGCGCGATGTTGGGGATGAAGAACTCGTCCCCCTTGACCAACGGTCGATTGGTCAGGCCTTTCTTGAACAGTTCCTCCACCCCCGCTCCGAAGCGCAGGTGCTTGCCTTGCGGTATCTTCGGCGCGACCACGATCTTCATTGCTGGCTGAGGATCTGCCTTTGTCACCGAGACCTTCTCACCGATGCTAACGCCCGCGTTGGAGCGGATCATGCCGTCGATGCGGATGATGCTCTTGCTCTCATCCTCCTGCGCCGCGCGGAAGACCTTGGCCGCCGTGGAGCGCTTGCCGACGATCTCGATGACGTCGCCGACCTCCACGCTCAGTTCCTTGCGCGTCTTGGCGTCGATGCGCGCTCTGCCAAATCCGACCTCGGACTGGTGCTGGGCCCGGGCGACCCTAAGGGTGATTGTCTCCATCATTCCTTTCCCGTCGGGAAAAACGACTGGAGGGGAGATAAAGCTTCTTAGAGGCCAGGAAGAAGGGAAATGTTATTGTGACCCGGGACCGTACGGCAAGGCATGCGCTTTGCGCCGGAGTGCGTGCCCTGCTTGTTGAACCGCGTGTTGTACGAGGTGCAACTGGTCGCCCCTGACAGAGGGGAGGAGGCCATGATCGCTTCCCTGGCCATACTTGACATGTACTACAAGAGGGGAATGAACTCCGCTGCCTTGGCGACGCATGTGCATCGTGCCGCCTACGACATCGCAGGTTCAAAGGATCCATACGAAGAGCTTAAGCGACGTAGCGACGAGACCGCGGAGAAGGTCTATCCAAGAGCATTGAAGCTGATCGAAAAGGCGGAGGATCGGCTGGAGGCTGCGACCGTCTGTGCCATCGCCGGCAACGTGCTGGACTTCGGCATCGAGGTTGGTATCGAGACCCCGGAACAGCTGGAGCGAAGCTTCCAGACGCTAGTGGCCGAAGGCCTGGCGGTGAACGATCTCGCCCAGGTAAGGGAGTTGCTGCGACGCTCCAAGAAGGTGCTCTACCTTCTGGACAACTGCGGAGAATCGGTTTTCGACCGCCTGCTGGTGCGGGAGA
It contains:
- a CDS encoding ARMT1-like domain-containing protein; protein product: MRFAPECVPCLLNRVLYEVQLVAPDRGEEAMIASLAILDMYYKRGMNSAALATHVHRAAYDIAGSKDPYEELKRRSDETAEKVYPRALKLIEKAEDRLEAATVCAIAGNVLDFGIEVGIETPEQLERSFQTLVAEGLAVNDLAQVRELLRRSKKVLYLLDNCGESVFDRLLVREIKRFGVRVIGVVKGEPILTDVTMEDAKRAHLDREFDEILSTGQFAVGLDIDRVGDRLAEELRSADLIIAKGMANFEALSDEELGPILYLMKAKCSPVARAIGAKRNDNVARLAL